The proteins below are encoded in one region of Pseudomonas putida S13.1.2:
- a CDS encoding sigma-70 family RNA polymerase sigma factor has translation MPGSRHPIEHLYVEHHGWLQGWLRHRLNNAADAADLAQDTFVRVLQRRQAKALLEPRAYLRTIARGLVIDLWRHRDIERAWLETLAQLPEAEVPSPETSALAIEALVAIDRLLDALPARTRTIFLLAQLDGMPCPRIAEQLGVSLSTVERDLSKALRHCYQLVFETMP, from the coding sequence ATGCCCGGCAGCAGACACCCCATCGAGCATCTTTACGTCGAGCACCACGGCTGGCTGCAAGGCTGGCTGCGCCATCGGCTGAACAATGCAGCGGATGCTGCCGACCTTGCCCAGGACACTTTTGTCCGCGTGCTGCAAAGGCGCCAGGCAAAGGCGCTGTTGGAGCCACGCGCCTATTTGCGCACGATCGCCCGCGGGCTGGTCATCGACCTGTGGCGCCATCGCGACATCGAGCGGGCCTGGCTGGAGACGCTGGCGCAATTGCCCGAGGCCGAAGTGCCGTCACCGGAGACCAGTGCCCTGGCCATCGAGGCACTGGTGGCCATTGACCGCCTACTTGACGCGCTGCCCGCCCGCACGCGTACCATCTTCCTGCTGGCACAACTGGATGGCATGCCCTGCCCGCGCATTGCCGAGCAGCTGGGGGTGTCGCTGTCCACCGTTGAGCGCGACCTCAGCAAAGCCTTGCGCCACTGCTATCAGCTGGTCTTCGAGACCATGCCATGA
- a CDS encoding glutathione S-transferase family protein gives MLRILGRASSINVRKVLWACAEFEVAFEREDWGSGFKATDSPEFLALNPNAMIPVIQDGDFTLWESNSIIRYLANRYGATAFYPDDAQARARIDQWIDWQASDLNRSWSYAFMSLVRHSPAHQDPQALAAGCADWSRYMHILDRQLASTGAYVAGNQFTLADIPIGLSVNRWFETPFEHPHLPAVRDYYERLSERPAYHLHGRNGTP, from the coding sequence ATGCTACGGATACTGGGCAGAGCTTCTTCCATCAATGTACGAAAAGTCCTGTGGGCCTGCGCCGAATTCGAGGTCGCATTCGAGCGCGAAGACTGGGGCTCTGGCTTCAAGGCCACTGACAGCCCAGAGTTCCTGGCATTGAACCCCAACGCCATGATCCCGGTGATCCAGGATGGCGACTTCACCTTGTGGGAATCCAACAGCATCATCCGCTACCTGGCCAACCGCTATGGTGCCACCGCGTTTTACCCCGACGATGCCCAGGCGCGGGCCAGGATCGATCAGTGGATCGACTGGCAGGCCTCGGACCTGAACCGCTCGTGGAGCTACGCGTTCATGTCACTGGTCCGGCACTCGCCCGCCCATCAGGACCCGCAAGCGCTTGCCGCCGGCTGCGCGGACTGGTCACGCTACATGCACATCCTCGACCGCCAACTTGCCAGCACCGGTGCGTATGTGGCCGGCAACCAGTTCACCCTGGCCGACATCCCTATCGGCCTGTCGGTCAACCGCTGGTTCGAAACGCCGTTCGAACACCCGCACCTGCCAGCGGTGCGTGATTATTACGAGCGCCTGAGCGAGCGCCCGGCCTATCACCTGCACGGCCGTAACGGTACGCCGTAA
- a CDS encoding DUF3077 domain-containing protein — protein sequence MDNDTPKSNKLNVVRAASRFGHADAELVQMKPQLPMRTALTEASSIMGCITEITRKAIDRPGDRKVMMQATFYLAGMAKALIDGQLLQMRQAREGEREP from the coding sequence ATGGATAACGACACCCCCAAAAGCAACAAGCTCAATGTCGTGCGTGCAGCGAGCCGGTTTGGCCACGCCGACGCCGAACTGGTGCAGATGAAACCGCAGCTGCCAATGAGGACCGCACTGACGGAGGCCTCGAGCATCATGGGCTGCATCACTGAAATTACCCGCAAGGCCATCGACCGGCCAGGCGACCGCAAGGTGATGATGCAGGCCACGTTTTACCTGGCAGGCATGGCCAAGGCACTGATCGATGGCCAGCTGCTGCAGATGCGTCAGGCGCGCGAAGGCGAGCGCGAACCCTAG
- a CDS encoding antitoxin Xre/MbcA/ParS toxin-binding domain-containing protein, whose product MLAEVLRDNGYHEYRARLQALLEIPELASDFEIHTRITHGFAATWLVKLTERGVFTPVERDQIIPLRTLKTRIERDQPLTVEESDRLFRSAHITAMAEAVFGEADKAKRWLSKPKERFSGLTPMQMLTTQQGTTQVEEMLLQIAEGFGL is encoded by the coding sequence ATGCTTGCCGAAGTGCTTCGCGACAACGGTTACCACGAGTACCGGGCGCGCCTGCAGGCGCTGCTGGAAATACCCGAACTCGCCAGTGACTTCGAAATCCACACCCGCATCACCCATGGTTTTGCTGCCACCTGGCTGGTGAAGCTGACCGAGCGTGGTGTGTTCACGCCGGTGGAGCGGGACCAGATCATTCCCCTGCGCACCCTCAAAACCCGTATCGAGCGTGACCAGCCGCTGACCGTGGAAGAGAGTGATCGGCTGTTCCGTTCAGCCCACATCACCGCCATGGCCGAAGCCGTGTTCGGTGAAGCGGACAAGGCCAAGCGCTGGCTGTCCAAGCCCAAGGAACGCTTCTCGGGGCTGACGCCCATGCAGATGCTCACCACCCAGCAAGGCACCACTCAGGTGGAAGAGATGCTGCTGCAGATTGCCGAGGGCTTTGGCCTGTGA
- a CDS encoding LysR family transcriptional regulator has product MDFSGRSGEMEIFARVAQEGSLSAAARALNLTPSAVSRIIARTEQRLGTRLLLRTTRAITLTPEGEAYLRGARRVLADMLEVEEAITDQGVPRGRLRVSAALGHARLTVVPLLAAFSARYPQVLVDLTLSDEVADILGGQADVALRFGHLPDSSLSARAIGETGQVVVASPEYLQRCGTPLEPEDLARHNCLRFNFRRAAPDWPFRRDGQVFSLKVTGNIECSSGEALAQLARIGAGVARIGTFTVVDDLASGRLVPLLEAYNPDDREPIHAVFVGGQAMPARVRVFVDFLVEHLAGGLRNPL; this is encoded by the coding sequence ATGGACTTCAGTGGAAGATCCGGCGAGATGGAGATATTTGCCCGGGTGGCGCAAGAAGGTAGCCTGTCGGCCGCCGCGCGGGCACTGAACCTGACGCCTTCTGCGGTCAGCCGCATCATCGCCCGTACCGAACAGCGCCTGGGCACCCGCTTGCTGCTGCGCACCACCCGGGCGATCACCCTCACCCCCGAGGGTGAGGCGTACCTGCGCGGTGCACGGCGGGTGCTGGCCGACATGCTCGAAGTGGAGGAAGCCATCACCGACCAGGGCGTGCCGCGCGGGCGCTTGCGGGTGAGCGCTGCGCTGGGCCATGCCCGGCTGACCGTGGTACCCCTGCTGGCGGCCTTCAGCGCACGTTACCCGCAAGTGCTGGTTGACCTTACCCTCAGTGACGAAGTGGCCGACATTCTCGGCGGCCAGGCCGACGTAGCATTGCGTTTCGGGCACCTGCCGGACAGTTCGTTGAGCGCCCGCGCCATTGGTGAAACCGGCCAGGTGGTGGTTGCCTCGCCCGAGTACCTGCAACGCTGCGGCACCCCGCTTGAGCCCGAGGACCTGGCCCGGCACAACTGCCTGCGCTTCAACTTCCGCCGTGCCGCGCCCGACTGGCCGTTTCGCCGCGACGGGCAGGTGTTCTCGTTGAAGGTGACGGGAAACATCGAATGCAGCAGCGGCGAAGCCTTGGCGCAACTGGCCAGGATCGGTGCCGGCGTGGCACGCATCGGTACCTTCACGGTGGTGGACGACCTGGCCAGCGGGCGGCTGGTGCCATTACTGGAGGCGTACAACCCTGACGACCGCGAGCCGATCCATGCGGTGTTCGTCGGTGGCCAGGCGATGCCGGCGCGGGTGCGGGTGTTTGTGGACTTTCTTGTAGAGCACCTGGCTGGCGGCCTGCGCAATCCCTTGTAA
- a CDS encoding TonB-dependent siderophore receptor: MTRPAPLRLAIRQALLCTSLGLATLPLAHAADSASSTTRYDLAIPAGSLDSALTTLSRSTGLNIAFTPGDLAGKYSTGLRGSFSSQQALHQLLVGSGLQAMPQDGGYRLIPASEPLPLGAVALDPTNVTGTANLGEQTENTGSYTTGAITTGGKTPRSLRETPQSVSVMTRQRMDDQHLTSLTQVLDQTTGITVVGGNDTKNQIYSRGFVIRSIQTDGGAPMLRNEAFDTLPDMTAYDHVEVLRGSDGLFGGTGDPGGSINLVRKRALPFNQLSISQSAGSWDNYRSEVDLTGPLGFDGALRGRVAMSFEDKKYFYDNADSEKHVIFGTLEADLSPATLVSIGGTYEWRDMDGYWDRGLVRYKDGTEIGTSRSRSLAADWSANNYKRTEYFAKVEHALDDNWKLKASYTKSKFDSTQDIGEVSAAVDPNTNQTTFKRFIRGYNNEQDLFDANLSGTFDAFGLTHELLVGADYEEVMRSYSDDSDLSQVSDINVPFDITTGDAGGMPKPRTPPSYYYNPDWNQRKSGAYATFKAQLAEPLHLTLGARYSDYRDNTRTVVPTLNNEGTRVKESNRGVITPFGALVLDLNRQWSLYTSYAEIFQPQTAFKSSSSQPLDPIEGETYEFGTKGELLDGRLNLSSALYYTKRLNEAVSIGQGFYSASGEVISKGIDSEISGELAPGWQAMAGYTFNINRQRVAGNAANNGTPMSTQTPKHLFKFFTTYQLPGEFERWKVGLGATIQSDSYKSGFIQRRLPDGGLSQQDPYAFRQAGYAVWNGLVEYRIDEHWTATLNGNNLFDKTYYQTVDASDTGNWYGAPRNYMLTLRGKF; the protein is encoded by the coding sequence GTGACCCGACCCGCCCCCTTGCGCCTCGCCATTCGCCAAGCCCTGCTTTGCACCAGCCTTGGCCTGGCTACGCTGCCCCTGGCCCATGCCGCCGACAGCGCCAGCAGCACCACCCGCTACGACCTGGCCATCCCAGCCGGCTCGCTGGATTCAGCCTTGACCACCCTCAGCCGCAGCACCGGCCTGAACATTGCCTTCACCCCCGGTGACCTGGCCGGCAAGTACAGCACCGGGCTGCGGGGCAGCTTCAGCAGCCAGCAAGCCCTGCACCAGCTACTGGTCGGCAGCGGCCTGCAAGCCATGCCGCAGGACGGCGGTTACCGCCTGATCCCCGCCAGCGAACCGCTGCCATTGGGTGCTGTGGCACTGGACCCGACCAACGTGACCGGCACTGCCAACCTCGGCGAGCAGACCGAGAACACCGGTTCCTACACCACAGGTGCGATCACCACCGGCGGCAAGACACCTCGCAGCCTGCGCGAAACCCCGCAGTCGGTGAGCGTTATGACCCGCCAGCGCATGGATGACCAGCACCTCACCAGCCTGACCCAGGTGCTGGACCAGACCACCGGCATCACCGTGGTCGGCGGTAACGACACGAAAAACCAGATCTACTCGCGTGGCTTCGTCATCCGCAGTATCCAGACCGACGGCGGCGCACCGATGCTGCGCAACGAAGCCTTCGACACCCTGCCCGACATGACCGCGTACGACCACGTCGAAGTCTTGCGTGGCTCCGACGGGTTGTTCGGCGGCACTGGCGACCCGGGCGGCAGCATCAACCTGGTGCGCAAACGCGCCCTGCCGTTCAACCAGCTGAGCATCAGCCAGTCGGCGGGCAGCTGGGACAATTACCGCTCCGAAGTCGACCTGACCGGCCCGCTTGGGTTCGACGGTGCACTTCGCGGCCGCGTGGCGATGTCGTTCGAGGACAAGAAATACTTCTACGACAATGCCGACAGCGAGAAGCACGTGATTTTCGGTACCCTGGAGGCAGACCTGAGCCCGGCCACCCTGGTGAGCATCGGCGGCACCTATGAATGGCGGGACATGGATGGATACTGGGACCGCGGCCTGGTGCGCTACAAGGACGGCACCGAGATCGGCACCTCACGCAGCCGCTCGCTGGCCGCCGACTGGTCAGCCAACAACTACAAGCGCACCGAGTACTTCGCCAAGGTCGAGCACGCGCTGGACGACAACTGGAAGCTCAAGGCCAGCTACACCAAAAGCAAGTTCGACTCAACCCAGGACATTGGCGAAGTGAGCGCCGCCGTCGACCCGAACACCAACCAGACCACTTTCAAGCGTTTCATCCGCGGTTACAACAACGAGCAGGACCTGTTCGATGCCAACCTGTCCGGCACCTTCGACGCCTTTGGCCTGACCCACGAACTGCTGGTCGGCGCCGACTATGAAGAAGTGATGCGCAGCTACTCCGACGACAGCGATCTGTCGCAAGTGAGCGACATCAACGTGCCCTTCGATATCACCACGGGTGACGCCGGTGGCATGCCCAAGCCGCGCACACCCCCCAGCTACTACTACAACCCCGACTGGAACCAGCGCAAATCCGGTGCGTATGCCACCTTCAAGGCGCAGCTGGCCGAGCCACTGCACCTGACCTTGGGCGCACGCTACTCCGACTACCGTGACAACACCCGCACCGTGGTGCCGACCTTGAACAATGAAGGCACCCGGGTCAAGGAAAGCAACCGCGGCGTCATCACCCCGTTTGGCGCGCTGGTGCTCGACCTGAACCGGCAGTGGTCGCTGTACACCAGTTATGCCGAGATCTTCCAGCCACAAACCGCCTTCAAATCCTCCAGCAGCCAGCCGCTGGACCCGATCGAGGGCGAAACCTACGAGTTCGGTACCAAGGGGGAGCTGCTCGATGGCCGCCTCAACCTGTCCAGCGCGCTTTACTACACCAAGCGCCTGAACGAAGCGGTGAGCATTGGCCAAGGCTTCTACAGCGCCTCTGGTGAAGTGATCAGCAAGGGTATCGATAGCGAAATCTCCGGCGAGCTGGCACCAGGCTGGCAGGCCATGGCCGGCTACACCTTCAACATCAACAGGCAACGTGTTGCCGGCAATGCCGCCAACAACGGCACGCCGATGAGCACACAAACACCCAAGCACCTGTTCAAGTTCTTTACCACCTACCAGCTGCCCGGCGAGTTCGAGCGCTGGAAGGTCGGCCTGGGTGCCACCATCCAGAGCGACAGCTACAAGAGTGGCTTCATCCAGCGCCGCCTGCCCGACGGTGGGCTCAGCCAGCAAGACCCGTATGCGTTCCGCCAGGCCGGTTATGCGGTGTGGAACGGCTTGGTCGAGTACCGCATCGATGAGCACTGGACGGCCACGCTCAATGGCAACAACCTGTTCGACAAGACGTACTACCAGACCGTGGATGCCAGCGACACCGGCAATTGGTACGGCGCGCCACGCAACTACATGCTGACCTTGCGCGGCAAGTTCTGA
- a CDS encoding SDR family oxidoreductase yields MDLGITGRWAIVCAASQGLGKGCAEALGKEGVNLVINARTQATLEQTASELRAACPGIEVRTVAGDVADAQVRQALLAACPQVDILVNNAGGPPPGDFRDWGRDDWLKALDANMLTPIELIKAVVDGMAERGFGRVVNITSGAVKAPIDILGLSNGARSGLTGFIAGLARQQRLAGSNVTLNNLLPGAFDTARLQKTLQAAGSDVQATAQARRKAIPAARFGDAGEFGAYCAFLCSAHAGYITGQNLLIDGGAYPGTF; encoded by the coding sequence ATGGATCTAGGCATTACCGGCCGCTGGGCCATCGTCTGTGCGGCCAGCCAGGGCCTGGGCAAAGGCTGCGCCGAAGCGCTTGGCAAAGAAGGCGTGAACCTGGTCATCAATGCCCGCACCCAAGCCACCCTGGAGCAGACCGCCAGCGAGTTGCGGGCGGCCTGCCCAGGCATCGAGGTGCGTACTGTGGCCGGCGATGTGGCCGATGCCCAGGTGCGCCAGGCGCTGTTGGCGGCCTGCCCGCAGGTCGACATCCTGGTCAACAACGCCGGTGGCCCGCCACCGGGGGACTTCCGTGACTGGGGGCGTGACGATTGGCTGAAGGCGCTGGACGCCAACATGCTCACCCCGATAGAGCTGATCAAGGCGGTGGTCGACGGCATGGCCGAGCGCGGTTTCGGCCGGGTAGTGAATATCACCTCTGGCGCGGTGAAGGCGCCGATCGACATTCTTGGACTGTCCAACGGCGCCCGTAGCGGCCTGACCGGGTTCATTGCAGGCCTGGCCCGGCAGCAGCGCCTGGCGGGCAGCAATGTGACACTGAACAACCTGCTGCCTGGGGCGTTCGACACCGCACGCCTGCAAAAGACTTTGCAGGCGGCGGGTAGCGATGTGCAAGCCACTGCCCAGGCCCGGCGCAAGGCTATCCCGGCGGCGCGCTTTGGCGATGCCGGGGAGTTTGGCGCGTACTGTGCGTTCCTGTGCAGTGCGCATGCCGGTTATATCACCGGGCAGAACCTGCTGATCGATGGCGGGGCGTATCCGGGTACCTTCTGA
- a CDS encoding MFS transporter, protein MRINPPLVALAIGAFGIGVTEFAPMGMLPSIATDLGVSIPAAGLLVSAYALGVLIGAPLMTLATVKIPRRYLLIGLMAIFTLGNLMSALASDYTSLLVARVVTSLNHGAFFGIGSIVAASVVPPEKRAGAVAAMFMGLTLATIGGVPLATWFGEMLGWRTAFWGIAGLGLVAMTTLWYALPNVPSPKGDGAMAEIRVLGRGPVLAALLLTVVGSSAMFTVFTYIAPILQSEAAASTTFVTAMLVLFGVGLTLGNVWGGKAADRSIDRTLILSLALLIAVLLVFPLVLDWPLPTALAILLWGAASFALVPPLQMRVMEAAKDAPNLASAVNIGAFNLGNAIGAALGGAVINAGLGYPAISLAGAAMAALGLVMVLLFAWRGRVVAAAGQVVV, encoded by the coding sequence ATGCGTATCAATCCACCTCTTGTCGCACTCGCCATCGGGGCCTTTGGCATCGGTGTCACCGAGTTCGCCCCCATGGGCATGTTGCCCAGCATCGCCACTGACCTTGGCGTTTCCATCCCTGCCGCGGGGCTGCTGGTCAGCGCCTATGCCCTTGGCGTGCTGATCGGCGCACCGCTGATGACCCTGGCCACGGTGAAGATTCCGCGGCGTTATTTGCTGATCGGGCTGATGGCCATTTTCACGCTGGGTAACCTGATGTCGGCCCTCGCCAGCGATTACACCAGCCTGCTGGTGGCCCGTGTGGTCACCTCGCTCAACCACGGTGCCTTCTTTGGCATCGGCTCGATTGTCGCGGCCAGCGTGGTACCGCCCGAGAAGCGCGCCGGGGCGGTGGCGGCAATGTTCATGGGCTTGACCCTGGCCACCATCGGCGGCGTGCCGCTGGCGACCTGGTTTGGTGAAATGCTGGGTTGGCGCACGGCATTCTGGGGTATTGCCGGGCTTGGCCTGGTGGCGATGACCACGCTCTGGTACGCGCTGCCCAATGTGCCGTCGCCCAAAGGCGACGGGGCTATGGCCGAAATCCGGGTGCTGGGCCGCGGCCCGGTACTGGCGGCGTTGCTGCTGACAGTGGTGGGTTCCAGTGCAATGTTCACGGTGTTCACCTACATTGCGCCGATCCTGCAGAGCGAGGCGGCAGCGTCCACCACGTTCGTGACAGCCATGCTGGTGTTGTTCGGTGTGGGCCTGACCTTGGGCAACGTGTGGGGCGGCAAGGCGGCAGACCGCTCGATCGACCGCACGCTGATCCTGTCGTTGGCGTTGTTGATTGCTGTGCTGCTGGTGTTCCCGCTGGTGCTGGACTGGCCGCTGCCGACGGCATTGGCGATCCTGCTTTGGGGCGCGGCCAGTTTTGCACTGGTCCCGCCACTGCAGATGCGGGTGATGGAGGCAGCCAAGGATGCGCCGAACCTGGCTTCGGCGGTGAACATTGGTGCGTTTAACCTGGGCAATGCGATTGGCGCGGCGCTGGGTGGCGCAGTGATCAACGCAGGTTTGGGCTACCCGGCGATTTCCCTGGCGGGCGCAGCGATGGCGGCGCTGGGCTTGGTGATGGTGTTGCTGTTTGCCTGGCGTGGGCGGGTGGTGGCAGCGGCGGGGCAGGTTGTGGTGTAA
- a CDS encoding RES family NAD+ phosphorylase: protein MILWRISAYADLSGTGGLRVSGRWHQAGRPVVYAATSPSGAMLEVLVHLEIDPEDFPTTMRLIRIELPDTVSQAQLPVLQPGWSAQPELTRALGNRFLDDCSALLLPVPSAIMPSTINYLFNPRHAQAQRAKIQVEDFTPDSRLF from the coding sequence GTGATTTTGTGGCGTATCAGCGCCTATGCAGATTTGAGTGGCACTGGGGGGTTGCGTGTAAGCGGCCGGTGGCACCAGGCGGGCCGGCCAGTGGTGTATGCCGCCACCAGCCCTTCCGGGGCCATGCTCGAGGTGCTGGTGCACCTGGAAATCGACCCCGAGGATTTTCCTACCACCATGCGCCTGATCCGCATCGAATTGCCCGACACGGTTTCACAGGCGCAGTTGCCCGTCTTGCAGCCCGGTTGGTCCGCTCAGCCTGAGTTGACCCGGGCGCTGGGCAATCGCTTTCTGGATGACTGCTCGGCATTGTTGCTGCCGGTGCCGAGCGCGATCATGCCCAGTACCATCAACTACCTGTTCAACCCACGGCACGCGCAGGCGCAGCGTGCGAAAATCCAGGTCGAGGATTTCACCCCGGACAGCCGCTTGTTCTAG
- a CDS encoding LysR family transcriptional regulator, which yields MIPSLDSIFSRLRLRQLRLLIELDRCGSLHKAAEAMAISQPGATKALREVEEVLGVPLFQRLPSGLVANDVGRCVVRYARLIHSDLGHLREEVLGIVQGQGGRLAVGSIMGAMPTLVSALGRLRRKQPQLAVEIAENTSANLLAQLDEGRLDLAICRPGLGRDAADYAFVELAQEPLVVVAHPQHPLAGAAALAISDLSHYRWVVYPVNMPMRQALERELSEAGVQVPRYPLETFSTFATFMLLEDDPTLVAVIPSAVAAFAEQRGLLVSLAVQLRALSEPFGIVHRVAAPLSPAARLLVEELTAN from the coding sequence ATGATCCCTTCCCTGGATTCCATTTTTTCTCGCCTGCGCCTGCGCCAGTTGCGCCTGCTGATCGAGCTGGATCGCTGTGGTTCGCTGCACAAGGCGGCCGAAGCCATGGCCATTTCCCAGCCTGGGGCTACCAAGGCGCTGCGCGAGGTGGAGGAGGTGCTGGGGGTACCGTTGTTCCAGCGCCTGCCCAGCGGGCTGGTAGCCAACGACGTGGGCCGTTGCGTGGTGCGCTATGCGCGGCTGATCCACAGCGACCTGGGGCATCTGCGCGAAGAGGTGTTAGGCATCGTCCAGGGCCAGGGCGGGCGCCTGGCAGTGGGCAGCATCATGGGGGCTATGCCGACACTGGTCAGCGCCCTGGGGCGCTTGCGCCGCAAGCAGCCGCAGTTGGCGGTGGAAATTGCCGAGAATACCAGCGCCAACCTGCTCGCCCAACTGGACGAGGGGCGCCTGGACCTCGCCATCTGCCGGCCCGGGCTGGGCCGTGACGCGGCGGACTATGCCTTTGTCGAGCTGGCCCAGGAGCCGTTGGTGGTGGTCGCGCACCCGCAGCATCCGCTTGCCGGGGCAGCGGCACTGGCGATCAGCGATTTGAGCCATTACCGCTGGGTGGTCTACCCGGTGAACATGCCCATGCGCCAGGCGCTGGAGCGCGAGTTGAGCGAAGCAGGGGTGCAGGTGCCCCGCTATCCGCTGGAAACCTTTTCCACCTTCGCTACGTTCATGCTGCTGGAAGATGACCCGACGCTGGTGGCGGTCATTCCCAGTGCCGTGGCGGCCTTTGCCGAGCAGCGCGGGTTGCTGGTGTCGCTGGCGGTGCAGCTACGGGCGTTGAGCGAGCCCTTCGGCATCGTGCACCGTGTGGCGGCGCCGCTATCGCCAGCGGCGCGGTTGCTGGTAGAAGAATTGACGGCCAATTGA
- a CDS encoding FecR domain-containing protein, whose product MSASTLPALPSATVDQAIEWSIRLTYNRPDPATRAAFQAWLADDETHRLAWARMQSLSGHFAGVPSGLARQALDKLPEARLQRRQVLKLLALFAAVGSTAWGTRETAPWQRLMADYSTRVGEHQRWTLADGSQLELNTDSAVRVYFDARQRRIDLLRGELYLVSGADSASLQQRPLQVTTTLATFTAHGSRCNIRQYADACRLGVAEGTVNIQPRSGTGAVAQPGETWQVTRENVLRLPGNAEDAAAWRDGLLTARAMPLAELLDELGRYRNGYLGCDPQVAQRTISGNFNLTDTDATLAFIAQAHGLRVQALTRYWVRLSA is encoded by the coding sequence ATGAGCGCCAGCACACTGCCGGCACTACCCAGCGCAACGGTGGACCAGGCCATAGAATGGTCGATCCGTCTCACCTACAACCGCCCCGACCCTGCCACCCGGGCGGCCTTCCAGGCCTGGCTGGCGGATGACGAAACCCACCGCCTGGCCTGGGCGCGCATGCAGAGCCTGAGCGGGCACTTTGCCGGTGTGCCGAGCGGGCTGGCGCGCCAGGCGCTGGATAAACTGCCTGAAGCGCGCCTGCAACGGCGCCAGGTGCTGAAACTGCTGGCACTGTTCGCGGCAGTCGGCAGCACCGCTTGGGGGACTCGCGAAACCGCGCCTTGGCAGCGGCTGATGGCCGACTACAGCACCCGTGTCGGCGAACATCAGCGCTGGACCCTGGCCGATGGCAGCCAGTTGGAGCTAAATACCGACAGCGCCGTGCGTGTGTATTTCGATGCCCGGCAACGGCGCATCGACCTGCTGCGCGGCGAGCTGTACCTGGTCAGTGGTGCCGACAGCGCCAGCCTGCAACAGCGCCCATTGCAGGTCACCACCACCTTGGCCACGTTCACCGCCCACGGCAGCCGCTGCAACATACGTCAGTACGCCGACGCCTGCCGCCTGGGCGTTGCCGAAGGCACCGTGAACATACAGCCACGCTCGGGTACCGGTGCCGTTGCCCAACCCGGAGAAACCTGGCAGGTAACCCGCGAAAACGTGCTGCGCCTGCCCGGCAACGCCGAAGACGCCGCCGCCTGGCGCGACGGCCTGCTGACCGCACGGGCGATGCCGCTGGCTGAACTGCTCGACGAGCTCGGCCGTTATCGCAACGGCTATCTGGGCTGTGACCCACAGGTTGCACAGCGCACCATCAGCGGCAACTTCAACCTCACCGACACCGACGCCACCCTGGCCTTCATCGCCCAGGCCCATGGCTTGCGTGTACAGGCGCTGACGCGTTACTGGGTACGCCTGAGCGCCTGA